One Gloeobacter morelensis MG652769 DNA window includes the following coding sequences:
- a CDS encoding DUF1257 domain-containing protein, which produces MGHFSTLRTTLTDGKLIAATFQDMGFEVLTGKHAYVRGYEGQRAHAEVVCVLNGNYDLGFLPNENGCYDLIGDLWGISIKYNQTDLICGIFKRYTIISAMKPCENRPQRLLAANYDTWLRTEHTDTALLGQRLQEIGFSPLGTRKPVPYLEGSARAKLAVERRTPPESFVDRSTILHWVRNQQGSLDLNISRGWQHQSVLAELLNEFVFF; this is translated from the coding sequence ATGGGTCACTTCAGCACACTCAGGACCACACTCACAGATGGGAAGCTCATCGCCGCAACTTTTCAGGATATGGGCTTTGAGGTTCTGACTGGCAAGCATGCCTACGTGCGGGGATACGAAGGCCAGCGTGCCCATGCCGAAGTGGTCTGTGTGTTGAACGGCAATTACGACCTGGGATTCCTCCCCAATGAGAACGGCTGCTACGACTTAATCGGCGATCTGTGGGGAATATCGATCAAATACAATCAGACCGATTTGATCTGCGGAATCTTTAAGCGCTATACAATTATCAGCGCGATGAAGCCCTGCGAAAATCGACCGCAAAGATTGCTTGCGGCCAATTATGATACCTGGCTTCGAACCGAGCACACAGATACCGCTCTTCTTGGGCAACGTCTTCAGGAAATCGGTTTCTCGCCGCTTGGGACACGCAAACCGGTGCCATACCTGGAGGGTTCAGCCAGAGCGAAGCTTGCCGTTGAGCGTCGCACACCCCCGGAATCTTTTGTGGATCGCTCCACCATCTTGCATTGGGTACGCAATCAGCAAGGTTCTCTCGACTTGAATATTTCCAGAGGTTGGCAGCACCAGAGTGTGCTTGCTGAGCTATTGAATGAGTTTGTCTTTTTCTAA